Part of the Hyalangium ruber genome, ATCCGTCCGATTCCTGCCGCGCAGGAACAACTCCTCCAGCGCTCCACGGTCATTTGTCCGCACCAGATGGCCCGGCGTGCCGCGCGGCACTCGGCCGCTGCGATACCACTGTCCGAGAGAGACATCACACCGCGCCAGCATGTGGAAGAAGAGCTCCGCGCGCCGGGAGCACTCTCCGACTTCTTCACGTCGAGCGCCCCAATAAGCCCCCAGGTAGTAGGTCTCTTCCAACATGGCGCTTCACTCCTCAGGGCACCGGCGGCGTGTAGAGAACCTCGATGCCTGAGATGCGCTCCCGCCTGAAATGGTACCGGAGGATATCGACCATCTCCTGCTCGGCAACATGCCACTCGACTGGCAGGCCACGTCTGGCTTCCGACTGCCTCTTGGCCTGGTTGAGCAACCCCTGGAACTCCCCTGAGTTCCTGTACCAATATTCGGGCTGCCCGCCCTTCTCGAATAACTTGAGGTAGCCAGGGGCCTTGGCTTCCTTCAGCACGCCCTGTCTGAAGCCGTCGTACTCCACACGCTCGATGTAATAGAGTTCATCCGCGGAGCGACCGGTGATCTGCTCCTGGTAGCGCCGAGCGCGCTCGGAGCCCGAGAACTTCTTGTGCTTCCACTCTCCAGGTCCGCCCGCCGCTGAGGATGCGCCACCCTTCTTCGGGGCTTTCTCAGACCCCATGAGGACATAGACAGCCCCTGCCCCCGTTCCGAGCACCGCTGCCGTACTCCCCCCAGGTACCGCTACCTGCTCGATCGTTAATACGCCTTCGGCGTTGAGTGCCAGCACGGGCAGCTTCGCCCCCGCGGTGCTGACCCTCGTCGAGGCGCCAGCCGCGCTCCCGTACAGCATGACCAGATGCGTCGACAGCCGTGCCGCCTCGCGAATCTGCTCCTGCAACGGCCGCGTTCCATACCGAGCGAAGTACTCAGGGGAAGAGAGGAGGAGGCCCGCCACGGCGGAGGGCAACTGGGCCAGTCCCTCCACGCCACGGATGGGGTCGGTCACCAAGCCCGCCAGCCCCACCACCATCTCCTCCAATGCATCCTCAGCCCCGTCCAGCGCGGCGTTGAACCAGTCGCGTTCCAGCGCCAACTCGCCCACTGCCGGCTGGGGCAAGAGTTGAAGCGCTTCATCCACCGCGTGGAAAACTCCGCCCCGATCCCGATAGAAGGCTCCCACCTCATAGGGGCCTGCCATCAGTCGACCCTCGCGCAGCACCAGTCGCCCCATGCCCTGTAAGGGCCGACCGCTCAACGTCCCTGTCAGGTAGCCATCCGGGCGCATCACCACCAGGAAGCGGAAGCGCTGGGTGCGCTGCACCAGCTCCTCGTAGGACACGTCCTCCCCTGTAGTGAGCACTTGGCGCAGCAACACGACCAGCGTGCGCCTGGGGCCAAAGTGCTTCACCGACGCTTGCGTGCGCGCCAGTGACTCCCACAGCGCTTGTGCGTCCTCAACCTCCAGTTCCTCTCCCGCCTCATGCCGAGCTCCCGCCTCCAGGCCCGCCGCCTCCTGCAGCACCTGAAACTCGTCCTTCTTCTCACCGAAGAGATCGAAGACAGTGCCGCCGCTTCCTGCCCTCGGCGCGTTATCAGGAGCACGGTCCTGTCGAAGTTCGCCCAGGCGGCCCCGCCGATAGGCTCCAGGCTCATGAACAGCATTGCCCGTGGCGCAGCCGACGAGCCCCATCAGCACCACCAGCGCCACCCACCCGCACCGGGGCCACCTCTCCTCATGGGGTGGGATCACCCATGACGGGCATTGCGTTGCCCGAGATCCGATCGTCGCCATCTGTCTCCTCCCCCACCGGAGTCTTCCACGAGCAGGACTCCGCCGTGGAGCCGCAAGCCTCCCTGGCCTTCATTCCACCCACGCCAACCAGCCGCTAAGCGGCGTGCGCCGAGCCGTGGTGCTCTCCATGGTCCAGGGGCTGCCGCTGCTGGGGCTCTGGCTCTTCTTTCGCGAGGGCTTCCGCACGCGCGCGTAGCACCTCCCACGTCTCAGGCCCGGGCGATCCGAGGGCTCTCCGCCTCCTCCACCGGTACGCTGAAGCGGAACGTCGTGCCCTCGCCCGGCGTGCTCTCCACCCAGAGCCGCCCGCCGTGCGCCTCGATGATCTGCCGGCTCAGGTGCAGCCCCAGCCCTACCACCCCTGAGTAGCCATCCGCCCCCGGCGGCAAGGGCTCGTAGAGCGGCTCGAAGACATGAGGCTGGCGCTCGAGCGGAATGCCCGGCCCGTGGTCCCGCACCGAGAGCACCGCCTCACCCCGCAGGCCATAAAGCCGCACCTCGATAGCCCCCTCGGGCGGCGAGTAGCGCAGGGCGTTCTCCAGCAGGTGCATCACCACCTCTCCCATGCGCTGGCGATCGGCGTTCAGCAGGCACGTGCCGCTCACCTCGAAGTCGATCGGATGCTCCGTGGTCCGCGAGAGGCTCTCGATGCGCTCCTCCACCAGCGTCCTCAGATCGAACCGCTCGCGCTCCAGCCTTGGCAGCCCGGGCGCCATCCACACCGCCGCCAGCAGATGCTCCACCAGCCGGCCGAGCCTCCGCGTGCTGCGCATGATGGCCGACAGCCCCTTCTGCTTCCGCAGCGAGCCCGGCTCCATCCGCTCGAGGATCTCCGCCCACGTGTGGATGGTCGTCACCGGCGTGCGCAGCTCGTGGGCCGCCGCCGACATGAACTCCTCGCGCAGCCGCAGCGCCTCGCGCACCTCCTGGAACAGGCGCGCCTTCTCGATGGCCACCGCGAACAACTGACCCACCGTGGCGTGGAACTCTCGCTCCCGAGCGGAGACGACACGCGGAGCGTACGTGAGGCACGTCATCACCCCCACCAGGTGCCCCCGCGAGTGCAGCGGCACCGACACCATGCCCCGGAAGCCCTCCTCCAGCGCCAGCGCCCGCGCCAACACCGGCGTGTCCTCCGACAGCACGTTCTCCACCACCTGGATGGCCTCGCGCCGCGCGGCCTGGGACGTGAGCAGCGGCTCGTCGAAGGAGAGCTGGTGCAGGCGCTCCCGAAGCCCCGGCATCAGCCCATGGGAGGCCGCCAGGGTGAGCTGTCGCTGCTCCGGCCGGGCCAGCCACAACCCCACCGCGTCCACCCCCAGCGCGTGGAGGCTCTGCTCGATGGCCACGTGGGCGATCCGATCCAGCTCCACCTCGCGGACCAGCGCCTGGCCGATGCGCGAGAGCGCCAACTCCCGCTCGAGCAGCCGCGCCACGTCCGCCTCCCTCCGGGCGATGCGCGCCGCCATCTCGTTGAAGGCTCCGCCCAGCTCCTCCAGCTCGTCTCCCGAGGAGATCCACACCCGCTGCTGCATCTCACCCCGTCCCAGCGCCTGCGCGACGGACTGGAGCTGCCGCACCGGGCGGGCATGCATGCGGGCCAGCACCGCCGACATCAGGGTGCTCAACAGCAGGATGCCGACGAACACGGTGAGCTGCGTGCGCAGCGAGCCGTAGAGCGGCGCCAGGGCGACCTCGCGCGGCGTCGTCACCCCCACCACCCACCCATACTTGGGGATGGGGACGAAGGCTCCCAGCGAGGCGTCCTTGCTCAGCGGGCTCACGAACTGGTCGAGCTGCACGGGTGTGCCGGCCAGCGCCGCCTGCAGCGGCTCGAACGGAAGGAAGGCTCCGCTCTGCGAGTAGGGCAGCTCGGGGTAGCCCGTGTGGAAGGCCAGCCGGCCCGAGGGGTCCGTCAGGAAGATCGCCTGCCCAGGCTGGAGCCAGGAGCCCAGGTAGCGCTGCTCCAGGAGCGCCGTTTGGAGCACCACGTTGACGACACCCACGGGCCGCTCCTCGGGGCCGCGAATGGGCACGGAGACGAGCACGGCGGTGCGAATGGGGCGCCGCAGCTCGATGACCTGGGAGATGACCGGCGTATTGGTGGCCATCACCTTCTGGAAGTACGGACGGTCGCCGATCCGCAAGCGCGGCTCCGGAGGCTCGCTCGGATCACCCCACCCCCGGTTGACACCCTCGGCGTCGTAGACCCCGATCGCGTCATAGCGGGGGTTGTGCTCCTTCAACCGCTGCAGGTGCGCGTCCAGCCGCCACGGGTCCAGGGTCTGGACCACGGGATCATTGGCCAGGGTCCATCCCAGATCGATCGCGGCATCGAAGGTCTCCGCCACCTGCGCGGA contains:
- a CDS encoding Tox-REase-5 domain-containing protein, whose protein sequence is MALVVLMGLVGCATGNAVHEPGAYRRGRLGELRQDRAPDNAPRAGSGGTVFDLFGEKKDEFQVLQEAAGLEAGARHEAGEELEVEDAQALWESLARTQASVKHFGPRRTLVVLLRQVLTTGEDVSYEELVQRTQRFRFLVVMRPDGYLTGTLSGRPLQGMGRLVLREGRLMAGPYEVGAFYRDRGGVFHAVDEALQLLPQPAVGELALERDWFNAALDGAEDALEEMVVGLAGLVTDPIRGVEGLAQLPSAVAGLLLSSPEYFARYGTRPLQEQIREAARLSTHLVMLYGSAAGASTRVSTAGAKLPVLALNAEGVLTIEQVAVPGGSTAAVLGTGAGAVYVLMGSEKAPKKGGASSAAGGPGEWKHKKFSGSERARRYQEQITGRSADELYYIERVEYDGFRQGVLKEAKAPGYLKLFEKGGQPEYWYRNSGEFQGLLNQAKRQSEARRGLPVEWHVAEQEMVDILRYHFRRERISGIEVLYTPPVP
- a CDS encoding ATP-binding protein; this translates as MRLRFHFKLLLAFLAVLLPVLALLGFDFLSGVRRTQHTILEAQSLTAQAVSAQVAETFDAAIDLGWTLANDPVVQTLDPWRLDAHLQRLKEHNPRYDAIGVYDAEGVNRGWGDPSEPPEPRLRIGDRPYFQKVMATNTPVISQVIELRRPIRTAVLVSVPIRGPEERPVGVVNVVLQTALLEQRYLGSWLQPGQAIFLTDPSGRLAFHTGYPELPYSQSGAFLPFEPLQAALAGTPVQLDQFVSPLSKDASLGAFVPIPKYGWVVGVTTPREVALAPLYGSLRTQLTVFVGILLLSTLMSAVLARMHARPVRQLQSVAQALGRGEMQQRVWISSGDELEELGGAFNEMAARIARREADVARLLERELALSRIGQALVREVELDRIAHVAIEQSLHALGVDAVGLWLARPEQRQLTLAASHGLMPGLRERLHQLSFDEPLLTSQAARREAIQVVENVLSEDTPVLARALALEEGFRGMVSVPLHSRGHLVGVMTCLTYAPRVVSAREREFHATVGQLFAVAIEKARLFQEVREALRLREEFMSAAAHELRTPVTTIHTWAEILERMEPGSLRKQKGLSAIMRSTRRLGRLVEHLLAAVWMAPGLPRLERERFDLRTLVEERIESLSRTTEHPIDFEVSGTCLLNADRQRMGEVVMHLLENALRYSPPEGAIEVRLYGLRGEAVLSVRDHGPGIPLERQPHVFEPLYEPLPPGADGYSGVVGLGLHLSRQIIEAHGGRLWVESTPGEGTTFRFSVPVEEAESPRIARA